One Desulfuromonadaceae bacterium genomic window carries:
- a CDS encoding HAD family hydrolase, giving the protein MLKDIHKIRSIVFDLDGTLYVHDELAADTYECGVLLVARERGISVGEARELVKNAERGLIENLEITPSLTRVCFELGIEATEFHRYLKTQIRPEQYLDYDPVLVALLDSLHDQCQLYLYTNNNLAMTGQILTLLGVADLFQRLYTIEFTWRPKPDEETLEFVMCDIGGPPESFLFVGDRYDIDLRLPDVRGCSTLQISEVADLLQIHKLMHIIP; this is encoded by the coding sequence ATGCTAAAAGATATCCATAAAATTCGCTCGATTGTTTTTGATCTCGATGGAACCCTCTACGTTCATGATGAGCTGGCGGCTGATACCTATGAGTGTGGTGTTTTGCTGGTGGCGCGGGAGCGGGGGATTTCTGTGGGGGAAGCGCGCGAGCTGGTTAAAAACGCTGAGAGGGGATTGATTGAAAACCTTGAAATTACCCCCAGCCTGACCCGGGTCTGCTTCGAACTCGGGATTGAAGCAACAGAATTTCACCGCTATCTCAAAACCCAGATTCGCCCCGAACAGTACCTTGACTACGACCCGGTGCTGGTTGCCCTGCTCGATTCACTGCATGATCAATGTCAGCTTTATCTCTACACCAACAACAACCTGGCAATGACCGGGCAGATTTTGACCCTGCTGGGGGTTGCCGATCTGTTTCAACGACTTTATACGATTGAGTTTACCTGGCGACCCAAACCAGATGAAGAAACTCTCGAATTTGTTATGTGTGATATTGGTGGCCCGCCAGAGAGTTTCCTCTTCGTTGGGGATCGCTACGATATTGACTTACGTCTGCCCGATGTACGGGGTTGCTCAACGCTCCAGATCAGCGAAGTTGCCGATCTGCTCCAGATTCACAAGTTGATGCACATCATTCCCTGA
- a CDS encoding cytidylate kinase family protein has protein sequence MAIITVSREMGSGGIPIAHRAAEELGYTLVDGEAIRSVAANYGLTLDAVENADEKPPAFVEKYDEKILVDLHLIEQIVLEYAQRGNVIIYGRGGQDLLNNIDSVLRVRITAPFEERVERWAEREWLDPDLARVLVRKSDQQRNGFIKYYFDRNWEDPINYDLVINTSRLSEDTAVALICAAVKDENLVENKQQSKKRIASLLVRKKAAIAMLSSKELDGQHVSLECCDGVLTLGGHVHSQKERNAVLSIARNISGVDAIADKLTVISYRNEPEEN, from the coding sequence ATGGCAATTATTACGGTCTCTCGGGAAATGGGCAGTGGAGGTATTCCGATTGCTCACCGCGCCGCTGAAGAGCTCGGCTATACGCTGGTGGACGGTGAAGCAATTCGCAGCGTCGCCGCCAACTATGGGTTGACTCTCGACGCAGTCGAAAACGCGGACGAAAAACCACCCGCGTTTGTCGAAAAATATGACGAAAAGATCCTGGTCGATCTGCACCTGATTGAGCAGATCGTCTTGGAATACGCTCAGCGGGGAAATGTCATTATTTATGGCCGCGGTGGTCAGGACCTGCTGAACAATATTGACAGTGTCCTGAGGGTGCGCATCACGGCACCCTTTGAGGAACGCGTCGAGCGCTGGGCCGAACGCGAGTGGCTCGACCCCGATCTGGCCCGGGTCCTGGTTCGCAAAAGCGATCAACAGCGCAACGGTTTCATCAAATATTATTTTGATCGTAACTGGGAAGACCCAATCAATTATGATTTGGTCATCAATACCTCCCGCCTCTCTGAGGACACTGCGGTCGCCCTGATTTGCGCCGCAGTCAAGGATGAAAATCTGGTCGAAAACAAGCAGCAGAGTAAAAAGCGAATCGCTTCCCTGCTTGTTCGTAAAAAAGCCGCAATTGCGATGCTCTCGTCAAAGGAGCTTGACGGACAGCATGTCTCTCTGGAATGTTGCGATGGGGTGCTAACGTTGGGGGGGCACGTTCACAGTCAGAAAGAACGAAACGCTGTCCTCTCGATCGCCAGGAATATTTCCGGGGTTGACGCGATTGCCGATAAGCTTACGGTTATCAGTTATCGGAATGAACCTGAAGAAAATTGA
- a CDS encoding rhodanese-like domain-containing protein, whose translation MKKIVLVAGMIVLLAVSFGQAQDVKNISAADAYQLLQHDARVFLLDVRTAQEYFDLRLKNARLIPIDKVVQRRAEVPQDRPVLVYCAVGSRSAQVANYLSRSGHSDVFNLIGGIYSWQLRGYPVLKGAP comes from the coding sequence ATGAAAAAGATTGTGTTGGTAGCGGGCATGATTGTGTTGCTGGCTGTTTCCTTCGGGCAGGCGCAAGATGTTAAAAATATTTCGGCGGCGGACGCGTATCAATTATTGCAGCATGACGCGCGGGTATTTTTACTCGATGTGCGCACTGCGCAGGAATATTTTGATCTGCGGTTGAAAAATGCGCGACTGATTCCGATCGATAAAGTTGTTCAACGTCGCGCCGAGGTGCCGCAAGATCGACCGGTGCTGGTTTATTGCGCGGTCGGTTCACGTAGCGCGCAGGTTGCCAACTATCTGTCCAGGTCGGGGCACAGTGATGTTTTTAACTTGATCGGTGGCATCTATTCCTGGCAACTGCGGGGGTATCCGGTGCTGAAAGGGGCGCCATGA
- the glpX gene encoding class II fructose-bisphosphatase, with product MDRNLAMELARVTEAAALACGRWVGKGNKLAADDAATEAMRRTLDSIDINGTVVIGEGEMDEAPMLYIGEKVGNDSAANEVDIAVDPLEGTNICAKGMSGAIATIALAPKGGFLHAPDMYMEKIVVGPAGKGAIDIDASPTENLKRIAESKSCYIEDLTVVVLDRPRHDKMVSELRKAGARIHLISDGDVSPAIATAVEESGIDLMMGVGGAPEGVLAAAALKCMGGDMQGRLVFMTNEERDRAKSMGIDNFDKVYGVDEMARGEVVFAASGVTSGDLLRGVRYFSGGAITHSIVMRAKSRTVRFIESHHYFDFKPLY from the coding sequence ATGGATCGCAATCTTGCAATGGAACTGGCTCGCGTCACCGAAGCGGCGGCTCTCGCCTGCGGACGCTGGGTCGGCAAAGGAAATAAACTCGCCGCCGACGACGCCGCCACAGAGGCGATGCGACGTACTCTCGATTCAATCGATATCAACGGTACAGTGGTGATCGGTGAGGGGGAAATGGATGAGGCGCCGATGCTCTATATCGGCGAAAAGGTCGGCAACGACAGCGCTGCAAATGAGGTCGATATCGCTGTCGATCCCCTCGAAGGAACCAACATCTGCGCGAAGGGAATGAGCGGTGCGATCGCCACGATTGCACTGGCACCCAAAGGGGGATTTTTACACGCGCCCGACATGTACATGGAAAAAATCGTCGTCGGCCCGGCTGGCAAGGGCGCGATCGATATTGATGCTTCGCCGACCGAGAACCTGAAACGGATTGCCGAGTCAAAAAGCTGCTACATCGAGGATCTCACCGTGGTCGTCCTTGACCGCCCCCGTCACGACAAGATGGTCAGTGAACTCCGCAAGGCCGGTGCGCGTATCCATCTGATTAGCGACGGGGATGTTTCCCCGGCGATCGCTACGGCGGTCGAAGAGAGTGGTATCGACCTGATGATGGGGGTTGGCGGGGCGCCGGAAGGCGTACTGGCTGCCGCCGCGCTCAAGTGCATGGGGGGCGATATGCAGGGCCGCCTGGTTTTCATGACTAATGAAGAACGCGACCGCGCAAAATCGATGGGTATCGACAATTTTGACAAGGTCTACGGAGTTGACGAAATGGCCAGGGGCGAGGTTGTTTTCGCCGCGTCGGGGGTCACCAGCGGCGACCTGTTACGCGGGGTACGTTATTTCTCGGGCGGTGCCATCACGCATTCCATCGTTATGCGGGCCAAAAGTCGCACCGTGCGCTTTATCGAAAGCCATCATTACTTCGATTTCAAGCCACTCTACTGA